Proteins encoded by one window of Desulfovibrio ferrophilus:
- a CDS encoding methyltransferase produces MPTEPNLIPSPQDAGTLYRTIHDAERGYKSLLALKAALNIGVFEHLEQAVPAAQLAQELNTDPAMTLALCRLLEEMDFLEKDPKGYRNTQQTQTFLRRSSLLYQGNVVSCVRGGISIWEQLEELLINGPGDGSNGHGFAGEFIHALASETLTGELQKTTDIICSVPEFENVRTLLDLGGGHGLYSVALCQQNAKLQATVFDLPGLQEAAEHYAQKFDGKRVNFQAGNQFTDPIGDGYDAILLSYNPGGKTRALLDKIHSALAPGGLFITKHAYYARGERTKSPLLDMEWSMRGFSGVNKGPNIYRFKNDMSHEEVLQYLTSHYEILRIAGVHEFAPNRLGKIGDRLDSQLIIGRKRQTPLE; encoded by the coding sequence ATGCCTACTGAACCAAATCTCATCCCATCCCCACAGGACGCAGGCACACTGTACCGTACCATCCACGATGCCGAACGCGGCTACAAAAGCCTCTTGGCGCTCAAAGCCGCCCTGAACATCGGAGTCTTCGAGCATCTTGAGCAGGCGGTACCCGCCGCACAGTTGGCACAGGAGCTGAACACCGACCCGGCCATGACCCTGGCCCTGTGCCGCCTGCTGGAAGAAATGGACTTTCTGGAAAAAGATCCCAAAGGCTACCGCAACACCCAGCAAACCCAGACCTTTCTTCGCCGTTCATCCCTGCTCTATCAGGGCAACGTGGTGTCCTGCGTCCGGGGCGGCATCTCCATCTGGGAGCAGTTGGAAGAACTGCTCATCAATGGCCCCGGAGACGGCAGCAATGGGCATGGGTTTGCAGGAGAGTTCATCCACGCCCTGGCCTCGGAAACTCTGACAGGTGAACTGCAAAAGACCACGGACATCATCTGCTCGGTGCCCGAATTCGAAAACGTTCGGACCCTGCTCGACCTGGGGGGCGGACACGGCCTCTATTCCGTGGCCCTGTGCCAGCAAAACGCCAAGCTCCAGGCCACTGTCTTCGACCTGCCGGGACTGCAGGAGGCAGCGGAGCACTACGCCCAAAAATTCGATGGCAAACGCGTGAACTTCCAAGCTGGCAACCAATTCACGGACCCCATAGGCGATGGCTACGACGCCATCCTCCTGTCCTACAATCCAGGCGGCAAGACCCGCGCACTGCTGGACAAAATCCATTCGGCACTGGCCCCAGGTGGCCTGTTCATCACCAAGCACGCCTATTATGCCCGTGGCGAACGGACCAAGAGTCCGCTTCTGGATATGGAATGGTCCATGCGCGGCTTTTCGGGAGTGAATAAAGGCCCCAACATCTATCGTTTCAAAAACGACATGTCCCACGAAGAGGTCCTGCAATATCTGACCAGCCATTACGAGATTCTGCGCATCGCCGGG
- a CDS encoding TonB-dependent receptor, whose amino-acid sequence MMKSYRMAALILVFAALLLTTTAHADGPKSDTQPDAAPNTTQSVELEELEVIATPIIQGNEIDRYGATSTVVSEEQMDKLGALDLSSALRRTPGVTISRHNPVGAFGGGEGGAVFIRGMGSSRPGSEIKTFIDGVPAYMGVWNHPLIDLLPVDPIESIEVLKGPQPNRFGDALSIINIVPKRMRGDDFTTTIEASAGSYGTISQSLEHGGRIGEFDYYMGQGFRRSDGHREDADGRQFSLFGNLGVQLNQYWDVRLFALNVDNEASDPGPDDNSAAKEGSYETRMRLASLTFSNDFDMAHGEIKFFANAGEGYWRDQAGADDDCLNDFWFWGLKAREQFNITDDFEITVGLDQQWWDGNIRYTYDNGTDDSVLAPSFALTMPYASTSYLIGETDGWHIIPSVGVRQYEHNKFDSRTAPHAGLVAGYGSTEVHASMSKGISYPGHDVVILFPTAQWQDIEPEEVEHVEVGISHTFQDLFKIDLTYFHDDGQDRYVFTLPPFPPTWSNTEEFEIEGFEASLSVTPTPDLSLFTGLTIQNSTPGDMPYVPETTVSGGFNWQFLEDFNLSMDCEYVSDMYALKQVRKAGTSNTEKVDDHFLVNARLGWTFFLDDWDAEGELYLSVQNITDEDYEYKPNYPMPGTNGMVGVKLTF is encoded by the coding sequence TACCGGATGGCCGCCCTGATCCTCGTTTTTGCGGCCCTGCTCCTGACCACCACCGCCCATGCGGACGGCCCGAAGTCTGACACACAGCCCGACGCAGCTCCTAACACGACCCAAAGTGTCGAGCTGGAAGAACTCGAAGTCATTGCCACCCCCATCATCCAGGGGAACGAAATCGACCGCTATGGAGCAACCTCCACAGTGGTCAGCGAAGAGCAGATGGACAAGCTGGGAGCGTTGGATCTCAGTTCCGCCCTGCGGCGCACTCCGGGCGTTACCATTTCTCGTCACAACCCCGTGGGCGCCTTTGGCGGCGGTGAAGGCGGGGCCGTATTCATCCGCGGCATGGGTTCCAGTCGCCCCGGTTCGGAAATCAAGACATTTATCGACGGCGTTCCGGCTTACATGGGAGTCTGGAACCACCCCCTCATTGACCTGCTCCCTGTTGATCCCATCGAATCCATCGAGGTCCTCAAAGGGCCACAGCCCAACCGTTTCGGTGATGCCCTGTCCATCATCAATATCGTGCCCAAGCGCATGCGAGGCGACGATTTCACCACCACCATCGAAGCCTCGGCAGGCAGTTATGGCACCATCAGCCAATCCCTGGAGCACGGTGGGCGTATCGGTGAATTTGATTATTATATGGGCCAAGGCTTCCGCCGCTCCGACGGACACAGGGAAGATGCCGATGGCCGTCAGTTCAGCCTGTTCGGTAACCTCGGAGTGCAGCTCAACCAGTACTGGGATGTCCGCCTCTTTGCCCTGAATGTAGACAATGAGGCCAGCGACCCCGGACCGGACGACAACTCCGCAGCCAAGGAAGGCTCTTACGAAACCCGCATGCGTCTGGCCTCGCTGACCTTCAGCAACGACTTCGACATGGCCCACGGCGAAATCAAATTCTTTGCCAATGCCGGTGAAGGCTACTGGCGCGATCAAGCCGGCGCCGACGACGACTGCCTCAACGACTTCTGGTTCTGGGGCCTCAAGGCCAGAGAACAATTCAACATCACCGACGACTTTGAAATAACCGTTGGCCTGGACCAGCAGTGGTGGGACGGCAATATTCGCTACACCTACGACAACGGCACCGACGACTCTGTTCTGGCCCCCAGCTTCGCCCTGACCATGCCCTATGCCTCGACCAGTTATCTCATCGGCGAAACCGACGGCTGGCACATCATTCCCTCCGTGGGGGTGCGTCAGTACGAACACAACAAATTCGACAGCCGCACCGCGCCCCACGCCGGCCTCGTAGCCGGATACGGCAGCACCGAGGTCCATGCCTCCATGTCCAAGGGCATCTCCTACCCCGGGCATGACGTGGTAATCCTGTTCCCCACGGCCCAATGGCAGGACATCGAACCCGAAGAAGTCGAACACGTCGAAGTTGGCATCAGCCATACCTTCCAGGACCTGTTCAAGATCGATTTGACCTACTTCCATGACGACGGCCAGGACCGCTATGTGTTCACGCTTCCGCCGTTCCCGCCCACATGGTCCAACACCGAGGAATTCGAAATCGAAGGCTTCGAGGCCTCGCTCAGCGTGACCCCCACACCGGACCTGTCCCTGTTTACCGGGCTAACTATTCAAAATTCCACACCCGGCGACATGCCTTATGTGCCTGAGACCACAGTCAGTGGCGGTTTCAACTGGCAATTCCTGGAAGACTTCAACCTTTCCATGGACTGCGAATATGTCTCGGATATGTACGCCCTGAAACAGGTCAGAAAAGCCGGCACCAGCAATACCGAGAAGGTGGATGACCACTTCCTGGTCAATGCCCGCCTCGGTTGGACCTTCTTCCTCGACGACTGGGACGCCGAGGGTGAACTGTACCTCTCGGTGCAGAACATCACCGACGAAGACTACGAATACAAGCCCAACTACCCCATGCCTGGCACCAACGGCATGGTGGGTGTGAAACTGACCTTCTGA